A section of the Spirochaetota bacterium genome encodes:
- a CDS encoding M23 family metallopeptidase: protein MKTYKALEKKFFNTIYEFFLKVKSKTESKWKEFIRKGNEKLTIMLIPHNHKKIKNIHLSNFTLAFFIIFIIIIIILVFISISRLSIYSQEVSEYKIKLFNAESDFKNLAEKTKNTYFEILKLFNLYSKISKSYRLGQFEDVENAGGIEINPDEIANISSFDQANSIFNKTLILQGFYKEIYDRREALAKMAQWIPSRHPFYDQKAIITSTFGTRRDPFNGLIRFHSGLDLNGGYGAPIVATADGIVTFAGSRMGYGLCIIISHTDGNRINYGYSSLYGHLSYIAVRKDQYVRKGQIIGKQGQTGRATGSHLHYEILVNGNPINPAIYLFFFTNNF, encoded by the coding sequence ATGAAGACATATAAGGCATTAGAAAAAAAATTTTTTAACACTATTTATGAATTTTTCTTAAAAGTTAAATCAAAAACAGAATCAAAATGGAAAGAATTTATAAGGAAAGGTAATGAAAAACTTACCATAATGCTAATACCTCATAATCATAAAAAAATAAAAAATATTCATCTATCAAATTTTACCTTAGCATTTTTCATTATATTTATAATTATTATTATTATATTGGTGTTTATTTCGATTTCTAGACTTTCAATATATTCCCAAGAAGTTTCTGAATATAAAATTAAATTATTTAATGCTGAATCTGATTTTAAAAATTTAGCTGAAAAAACAAAAAATACCTATTTTGAAATTTTAAAACTATTTAATTTATATAGCAAAATATCTAAATCTTATAGACTTGGGCAATTTGAAGATGTTGAAAATGCTGGTGGAATTGAAATTAATCCAGATGAAATAGCAAATATTAGCAGTTTCGATCAAGCTAATAGCATATTTAATAAAACCTTGATTTTGCAAGGTTTTTATAAAGAGATTTATGATAGAAGGGAAGCACTTGCTAAAATGGCTCAATGGATTCCTTCGAGACATCCCTTCTATGATCAAAAAGCAATTATTACTTCTACATTTGGTACAAGAAGAGATCCATTTAATGGACTAATAAGATTCCATTCTGGCTTAGATTTAAATGGCGGTTATGGAGCTCCTATAGTTGCAACTGCCGATGGTATAGTTACATTTGCTGGTTCAAGAATGGGTTATGGTTTATGTATTATTATCTCTCATACTGATGGGAATAGAATAAATTATGGCTATTCAAGCCTCTATGGTCATTTATCTTACATAGCCGTTAGAAAGGATCAATATGTAAGAAAAGGACAAATAATTGGAAAACAAGGACAGACTGGAAGAGCAACAGGTTCTCATTTACATTATGAAATTCTAGTTAATGGTAACCCTATAAATCCTGCTATTTATTTATTTTTCTTTACAAATAATTTTTAA
- a CDS encoding response regulator, translating into MIKRILYIEDNYYNILLVKKILEKEGFSFYEAKDGISGIELAKRIKPDLILMDINLPDLSGLEVTTRIRSIPELQNVKIIALTADISEGSREKSLVAGCDGFISKPINKNFINQLFKYLTGEKDEIGDKDEQIKYLKEYSISLVEKLENKIKELTKANEELEKSYKVLQNINKKLLYLNKMEENFISISSHELRTPIVVLKGFIDLAVDGSFGEISPKLSEILKICQNNIDKLISIVEDITDFARLRTSNIKINVNEINIEEFLSTIAKEYKSIFESRNLKFSYIINSSTKIIYADKELLFQAIHNYISNAIRNTPDFGEIILGFEENDNEYIFYVKDTGIGIEQQYLEKIFEKFFVIREATHHFSGNFEFMAGGKGLGLAIVKNIAKIHEGKSWAVSEGLGKGSTFYLTISKNFKKIAGQVSIQVSEKRLIYIINYKENIKPYISSIFEELFFDYDYFKSNIDNLESPLFVLMDISEINFEDIKLTINKIKSNLNYSDVPIIVVDKEENILKKGELFSLGVEEYLIKPIDKNKINSIISSLI; encoded by the coding sequence ATGATAAAAAGGATACTTTATATTGAAGATAACTATTACAATATTTTACTTGTAAAGAAAATACTTGAGAAAGAAGGGTTCTCATTCTATGAGGCAAAAGATGGAATTTCTGGTATAGAACTTGCAAAAAGAATTAAACCTGATCTTATACTAATGGATATCAATTTACCAGACCTTTCTGGTTTAGAAGTAACAACAAGAATTAGGTCGATACCAGAATTACAAAATGTAAAAATAATTGCCTTAACTGCTGATATATCTGAAGGTTCAAGAGAAAAATCATTAGTAGCAGGATGTGATGGTTTTATTTCAAAGCCAATAAATAAAAATTTTATAAATCAATTGTTTAAATACCTTACCGGTGAAAAGGATGAGATTGGGGACAAAGACGAACAAATAAAGTATTTAAAAGAATATTCAATAAGTTTAGTTGAAAAATTAGAAAACAAAATTAAAGAATTAACTAAAGCAAATGAAGAACTTGAGAAATCATACAAGGTTTTACAAAATATTAACAAAAAACTACTTTATTTAAATAAGATGGAAGAAAATTTTATATCAATATCCTCCCATGAGCTAAGAACACCTATAGTAGTCTTAAAAGGATTCATAGACTTAGCTGTGGATGGTTCGTTCGGTGAAATATCTCCAAAACTTTCCGAAATATTAAAAATATGTCAAAATAATATAGATAAATTAATTTCTATAGTGGAAGATATAACTGATTTTGCAAGACTTAGAACATCTAATATCAAAATAAATGTTAATGAAATTAATATTGAAGAATTTTTATCGACAATTGCAAAGGAATATAAATCAATTTTTGAATCAAGAAATTTAAAATTCTCTTATATTATAAACTCATCAACTAAAATAATTTATGCCGACAAAGAACTTCTTTTCCAAGCAATTCATAACTACATATCAAATGCCATTAGAAATACACCTGATTTTGGAGAAATAATTTTAGGATTTGAAGAGAATGACAATGAATATATATTTTATGTAAAAGATACTGGAATTGGAATTGAACAACAATATTTAGAAAAAATATTTGAAAAATTTTTTGTTATAAGAGAAGCAACTCATCATTTTTCTGGAAATTTTGAATTTATGGCAGGAGGAAAAGGGCTAGGTCTTGCAATTGTTAAAAATATTGCAAAAATACATGAAGGTAAATCTTGGGCTGTATCAGAAGGCTTAGGGAAGGGATCAACATTTTATCTTACTATTTCAAAAAACTTTAAGAAAATTGCAGGTCAAGTATCAATTCAAGTATCTGAAAAAAGATTAATATATATTATTAATTATAAAGAAAATATAAAACCATATATATCATCCATCTTTGAAGAATTATTTTTCGATTATGATTATTTTAAATCTAATATTGATAATCTTGAATCACCTTTGTTCGTATTAATGGATATTTCTGAAATAAATTTTGAGGATATTAAACTAACAATAAATAAAATTAAAAGCAACCTTAACTACTCTGATGTTCCTATTATTGTTGTAGATAAAGAAGAAAACATATTAAAAAAAGGTGAACTTTTTTCACTAGGAGTTGAAGAGTATTTAATCAAACCTATAGATAAAAATAAAATAAACTCTATTATTTCAAGTTTAATTTAA
- the ablA gene encoding lysine 2,3-aminomutase, with amino-acid sequence MIKHSYWAKVSDNDWYDWRWQIANRVTDPFQLGEILGFDKSKSQEISNYLKILRMAITPYYLSLISNENMEEDPIYKQAVPTVHETEISLNDMSDPLHEDIDSPVPLITHRYPDRVLFLVTDQCSMYCRHCTRRRMAGQTDKPAPDNLIEGAIKYIKETKEVRDVLISGGDPLTLSDEKLEKIIKSIREIDHVEIIRIGSRTPVVLPMRITDNLVNMLKKYHPIYLNTHFNHPQEITEESKKACEKLADAGIPLGNQTVLLRGINDDAKLMKRLMQLLLKIRVRPYYIYQCDLSQGIKHFRTKVSKGIEIIENMRGHTTGFAVPTFVVDAPGGGGKIPVMPNYLISMSPEKVILRNYEGFITTYTEPFYEEKELKGNEKYLKEELLSKDGIAKLLNGEQISLIPKDNMREKRHEKYKNLKKK; translated from the coding sequence ATGATAAAACATAGTTATTGGGCTAAAGTTTCAGATAATGATTGGTATGATTGGAGATGGCAGATAGCTAATAGAGTAACAGATCCTTTTCAATTAGGAGAAATATTAGGTTTTGATAAATCAAAAAGCCAGGAGATTTCTAATTATTTAAAAATATTAAGAATGGCTATTACTCCTTACTATTTATCTCTTATAAGCAATGAAAATATGGAAGAAGACCCAATATATAAACAGGCAGTTCCTACTGTTCATGAAACTGAAATTTCTTTAAATGATATGTCTGATCCATTACATGAAGATATAGACTCACCTGTTCCTTTAATAACCCATAGATATCCTGATAGAGTTCTATTTTTAGTTACAGATCAGTGTTCTATGTATTGTAGGCATTGCACTAGAAGAAGAATGGCTGGTCAAACTGATAAACCTGCTCCAGATAATCTTATAGAAGGAGCAATAAAATATATAAAAGAAACAAAAGAAGTAAGAGATGTTTTGATATCTGGTGGAGATCCTTTAACATTATCAGATGAAAAACTTGAAAAAATTATAAAATCTATAAGAGAAATTGACCATGTAGAAATAATTAGGATAGGTTCAAGGACTCCTGTTGTTTTACCCATGCGAATTACTGACAACTTGGTGAATATGCTAAAAAAATACCATCCAATTTATTTAAATACTCATTTTAATCATCCTCAAGAAATAACAGAAGAATCAAAAAAAGCTTGTGAAAAATTAGCAGATGCTGGTATTCCTTTAGGTAATCAAACTGTATTATTAAGGGGAATAAATGATGATGCAAAATTAATGAAAAGATTAATGCAATTGTTGCTCAAAATTAGAGTAAGACCTTATTATATTTACCAATGTGATCTTTCTCAAGGTATTAAACATTTTAGAACTAAGGTTTCTAAAGGTATCGAAATTATTGAAAATATGCGAGGACATACAACAGGTTTTGCTGTTCCAACTTTTGTTGTAGATGCTCCTGGTGGTGGTGGGAAGATTCCTGTTATGCCAAATTATTTAATTTCTATGTCACCTGAAAAAGTAATTTTAAGAAATTATGAAGGATTTATAACTACTTATACAGAACCTTTTTATGAGGAAAAAGAATTGAAGGGGAACGAAAAATATTTAAAAGAAGAATTACTTTCTAAAGATGGAATTGCTAAATTATTAAATGGAGAACAGATCTCATTAATTCCAAAGGATAACATGAGAGAAAAAAGACATGAAAAATATAAAAACTTAAAGAAAAAATAG
- a CDS encoding dicarboxylate/amino acid:cation symporter: MKIWVKSLIALILGITLGIFLPSVSFINDFFKLIENLFFKFLLFLSKPMIFISLIIAFYKVKENNKIYKIFTIFFPITIGFAIFALIQSSLFGFLLKPGEGLKVFEAKVTSDIFTPIYKNMTSIHRIIPETFSDVIGLNPASIIPTILISLIFGVSLIYAVKRGQILFNLIQAVDEVLSYISLFSIEIFSFIIFFSTYNLVKEIISTQYLLYLIKYIIIFIFALFIQSYLLPFILVFSITKTNPVLFFKSILGAQFSAFALGSVYPNYSNIYYHTHKNLGIDENFSSIFSSLGVAFNIDGAIIFTTLSFSFFYQLFKVSFISYFEFLGILLILIPVMFIKDSYVFPELPILMFLLNKVGVIPLETVGLIYIGFFLIKRFSCFITTTSIITINYLIANKFFNQGYIKSYKEQI; encoded by the coding sequence TTGAAAATTTGGGTTAAATCTCTAATTGCTCTAATCTTAGGAATTACTTTAGGAATATTTTTACCTTCTGTGAGTTTTATAAATGATTTTTTTAAATTAATTGAAAACCTATTTTTTAAATTTTTATTATTTTTATCAAAACCTATGATATTTATATCATTAATAATAGCTTTTTACAAAGTTAAAGAAAATAATAAAATTTATAAAATATTTACAATATTTTTTCCTATAACTATCGGTTTTGCTATTTTTGCCTTAATTCAATCTAGTTTGTTTGGCTTTTTATTAAAACCAGGTGAAGGGTTAAAGGTTTTTGAAGCTAAAGTTACTTCAGATATATTTACACCTATATATAAAAATATGACATCAATTCATAGAATTATCCCTGAAACATTTTCTGATGTAATAGGACTTAATCCTGCCTCCATAATACCAACTATATTAATATCATTGATATTTGGAGTTTCCCTTATTTATGCAGTTAAAAGAGGTCAAATTTTATTTAATTTAATTCAAGCTGTAGATGAAGTATTAAGTTATATTTCCCTTTTTTCTATTGAAATTTTTTCTTTTATAATTTTCTTTTCAACATACAATTTAGTAAAAGAAATTATTTCAACCCAATATTTATTATACCTTATAAAATACATTATTATATTTATCTTTGCTCTATTTATTCAGAGTTATCTTTTACCTTTTATTCTTGTATTTTCAATAACCAAAACAAATCCTGTTTTATTTTTTAAATCTATTCTTGGAGCACAATTTTCAGCTTTTGCACTTGGTTCTGTTTATCCAAATTATTCAAATATATATTATCATACCCATAAAAATTTAGGAATAGATGAAAACTTTTCATCAATTTTTTCTTCTCTCGGGGTAGCATTTAACATTGATGGTGCTATAATTTTTACAACTTTATCTTTCTCTTTTTTCTATCAATTATTCAAAGTTTCTTTTATTTCATATTTTGAATTTTTAGGTATACTGCTTATACTAATTCCAGTTATGTTCATAAAAGACAGCTATGTTTTCCCAGAGCTACCAATCTTAATGTTCCTTCTAAATAAAGTTGGCGTTATTCCTTTGGAAACTGTTGGGTTAATATATATAGGATTTTTCTTAATTAAAAGATTTTCATGTTTTATTACTACTACATCTATAATTACTATTAACTATTTAATAGCTAATAAATTTTTTAATCAAGGGTATATAAAATCATATAAAGAGCAAATTTAG
- a CDS encoding DUF327 family protein — translation MINNLNPLLNNLNKKQQNNTDNIKNKSKTKINYKEENISNKDFSILFNDILYENLIDEFINYEPEELIKEIIKKGNDFLSNRNEDTLEEYKHFLGGFLALTINKSLRLKIIKDKKKFNEISEKYYLLVNTINEKYLALLNSFLLSQQQIFKVIKEIEGILLNIKI, via the coding sequence ATGATAAACAATTTAAATCCACTTTTAAACAATTTAAATAAAAAACAACAAAATAACACTGATAATATTAAAAATAAAAGCAAAACAAAAATAAATTATAAAGAAGAAAATATTTCTAATAAAGATTTCTCTATTCTATTTAATGATATACTTTATGAAAATTTAATCGATGAATTTATTAATTATGAACCAGAAGAACTTATTAAAGAAATTATAAAAAAAGGCAATGATTTTCTGAGTAATAGAAATGAAGATACTTTAGAAGAATATAAACATTTTTTAGGAGGCTTTTTAGCATTAACTATAAACAAATCTTTAAGATTAAAAATTATTAAAGATAAAAAGAAATTTAATGAAATTTCTGAAAAATATTATTTATTAGTAAATACTATAAATGAAAAATATTTAGCTTTACTTAACTCTTTTTTATTATCGCAACAACAAATATTTAAAGTTATTAAAGAAATTGAGGGGATTCTCCTAAATATAAAAATTTAA
- a CDS encoding Ig-like domain-containing protein encodes MNKKIFIIIVIFILFPFLLFSQEGSMTQQAGSSSSSQAPVKPTTTEQNKIVQQNYKIYETEKMVYLPLNSIFKIDAQDQIAGVDYIEYSINEKGFVKYTEPIKFTVEGIYTLIYRAYDKLGNVIFSKTIVFCVDGSAPVIQLIPSSSIYEWRGLNYIPANYQFYFYGFDKYSGVKSIFYSINDGQFTEYKDPIKFDQGGSFVIKYYSIDNVGNFSDIYVYSFIVDNTAPSVKINVIGPNIKKDNKLIVTSQTKFSIEAFDKDSGVKIILVSIDGKEFLPYSGEINFASEGDHSIVVQAIDFVNNVSEMIEIKVVVDNTPPTVDHAITVGSNQ; translated from the coding sequence ATGAATAAAAAAATATTTATAATAATTGTAATTTTTATTTTATTTCCATTTTTACTATTTTCTCAAGAAGGAAGCATGACACAACAAGCTGGTTCAAGTTCATCTTCTCAAGCTCCTGTTAAACCTACTACTACTGAACAAAATAAAATTGTTCAACAAAATTATAAAATTTATGAAACTGAAAAAATGGTTTATTTACCATTAAATTCTATTTTTAAAATTGATGCTCAAGACCAAATTGCAGGTGTTGATTATATTGAATATTCTATAAATGAAAAAGGTTTTGTTAAATATACTGAGCCTATTAAGTTTACAGTTGAAGGAATCTATACTTTAATATATAGAGCTTATGATAAACTTGGTAATGTAATCTTTTCAAAAACAATAGTTTTTTGTGTTGATGGTTCAGCTCCAGTTATACAATTAATTCCTTCTTCTTCTATTTATGAATGGAGAGGTTTAAATTACATACCTGCAAATTATCAATTCTATTTTTATGGATTTGATAAATATTCAGGAGTTAAATCAATCTTTTATTCTATAAATGATGGGCAATTTACTGAATATAAAGATCCAATTAAATTTGATCAGGGTGGAAGTTTTGTTATTAAATATTATTCTATAGATAATGTAGGTAATTTTTCTGATATTTATGTTTATAGTTTTATAGTTGATAATACAGCACCTTCTGTTAAAATTAATGTTATAGGTCCTAATATCAAAAAGGACAATAAATTGATAGTTACTTCTCAAACTAAATTTTCTATAGAAGCTTTTGATAAAGATTCTGGGGTTAAAATAATTCTTGTATCAATTGATGGTAAAGAATTTTTACCATATTCTGGAGAAATAAATTTTGCATCTGAAGGGGATCACTCTATAGTAGTTCAAGCGATAGATTTTGTAAATAATGTATCGGAAATGATTGAAATTAAAGTTGTAGTAGATAATACACCACCAACTGTTGATCATGCAATTACTGTAGGTTCAAATCAATAA
- a CDS encoding polymer-forming cytoskeletal protein produces MEATKQLSLKNIQSDNVISNFIFENTKLKGEFELNTVLRIDGEFSGKIKSTSKVIIGTKGKAFCDIEADIIEIGGEFIGNIIAKTFVKVYSTGKVTGNIITPKILIEEGVKYNGEIKVKKTNEKNI; encoded by the coding sequence ATGGAAGCTACAAAACAGTTATCTCTTAAAAATATTCAATCTGATAATGTCATAAGTAACTTTATCTTTGAAAATACTAAATTAAAAGGTGAATTTGAATTAAATACAGTATTAAGAATTGATGGTGAATTTAGTGGAAAAATAAAATCAACTTCTAAAGTCATCATTGGTACTAAAGGTAAAGCTTTTTGTGATATTGAGGCAGATATTATTGAAATAGGTGGAGAGTTTATCGGCAATATTATTGCCAAAACTTTTGTTAAAGTATATTCTACTGGAAAAGTTACAGGTAATATAATTACTCCTAAGATCTTAATAGAAGAAGGTGTAAAATATAATGGTGAGATTAAAGTAAAAAAAACCAATGAAAAAAATATCTAA
- a CDS encoding PilZ domain-containing protein, giving the protein MNFIYNFKLNYLFLALDVELKPADTKSILIFLIIITLVFLIIFLFGKLKNSKQFQTFLKLRSKDFKVFFDFFKEKGFTPPEINIMFKYLDQSPYPNPFVLASKKSNIESFINKILNYIPSIPVDVLSNVDKEKEKNICYNILNKLDFIYSKTQPLTSTRGIPVGKKVRIFIKEYGYFYTEVILNVEGGLIVSKPPREDIKDWLKPVTVFFFLDNDAGYSFNSTIEEEISEKHLKGLFIKHTDLLTRYQKRKFLRKEAQFYITYSFAYQKVSPDNKTKIIIDTAEYDGTVIDISAGGVSFETMKESKANQLIKLTIYMQRNNINAIGKIIRVTKKNNKYIYYVKFIKISPQEQNLIHEYIFTSKARKV; this is encoded by the coding sequence ATGAATTTTATTTATAATTTTAAATTAAATTATCTTTTTTTAGCTTTAGATGTTGAACTTAAACCTGCAGATACAAAAAGCATTTTAATATTTTTAATTATTATAACATTGGTTTTCTTAATAATATTTTTATTTGGAAAACTTAAAAATTCAAAACAGTTTCAAACATTTCTAAAATTAAGATCTAAAGATTTTAAGGTTTTTTTTGATTTTTTTAAAGAAAAAGGGTTTACTCCCCCTGAAATAAATATAATGTTTAAATACTTAGATCAAAGTCCATATCCCAACCCCTTTGTTCTTGCTTCAAAAAAATCAAATATTGAATCTTTTATTAACAAAATTTTAAACTATATACCATCAATACCAGTTGATGTTTTATCAAATGTAGATAAAGAAAAAGAAAAAAATATATGTTACAATATTTTAAACAAGCTTGATTTTATTTATAGTAAAACTCAACCTTTAACATCAACTAGAGGTATTCCTGTTGGAAAAAAAGTTAGAATTTTTATAAAAGAATATGGTTACTTTTATACGGAAGTTATATTAAATGTAGAAGGTGGGCTAATTGTTTCTAAACCTCCAAGAGAAGACATTAAAGATTGGCTTAAACCTGTAACTGTATTTTTCTTTTTAGATAATGATGCAGGATACTCTTTTAACTCAACTATTGAAGAAGAAATCTCAGAAAAGCATTTAAAAGGACTTTTTATTAAACACACTGATTTACTAACAAGATACCAAAAAAGAAAATTTTTAAGAAAAGAAGCACAGTTTTACATAACTTATTCATTTGCCTATCAAAAAGTGTCACCTGATAATAAAACTAAAATTATTATTGACACTGCCGAATATGATGGAACAGTTATAGATATTTCAGCTGGTGGAGTTAGCTTTGAAACAATGAAGGAATCAAAAGCAAACCAACTTATAAAGTTAACTATTTACATGCAAAGAAACAACATTAATGCAATTGGTAAAATTATTAGAGTTACAAAAAAGAATAATAAATATATATATTATGTTAAATTTATTAAAATATCACCACAAGAACAAAATTTAATTCATGAGTATATTTTCACAAGTAAAGCTAGGAAGGTTTAA
- a CDS encoding TatD family hydrolase: MENYNFYIDTHAHLDIISNNYDDIIALINECKGSNINLIFNVSINFSQFKKFSEKFRNINSIYYTIGLSPNDINTLEKLNLDVNKISSQKLKNYLVENINNFFKLYKNKIIGIGEVGLDYYWNKNSSKVQKEIFLIQVEEAKKLDLPLILHIRDSFDDLYVLIKDNIEIFNNKIIFHCFSGDIETIKKFEKLNLELYYSFAGNITYPKARNLKDAFIYLPLDKILVETDSPFLTPVPKRGEKNVPVNIIYTYKYCSELKKISENILKEQIVKNVFSIFNKTLFSSNGWIY, encoded by the coding sequence ATGGAAAATTATAATTTTTATATTGATACACATGCTCATCTAGACATTATATCTAATAATTATGATGATATTATAGCATTAATAAATGAATGTAAAGGATCAAATATTAATTTAATTTTTAATGTTTCTATTAATTTTTCACAGTTTAAAAAATTTTCTGAGAAATTTAGAAATATTAACTCAATTTATTATACTATTGGCTTGTCACCTAATGACATTAATACTTTGGAAAAATTAAATTTGGATGTAAATAAAATAAGTAGTCAAAAATTAAAGAATTATTTAGTTGAAAATATTAATAATTTTTTCAAATTGTATAAAAATAAAATTATTGGAATAGGTGAAGTTGGTCTTGATTATTATTGGAATAAAAATAGTTCTAAAGTTCAAAAAGAGATTTTTTTAATTCAAGTAGAAGAGGCAAAAAAATTAGATTTACCACTTATTTTACATATTAGAGATAGTTTTGATGATTTATATGTTTTAATTAAAGATAATATAGAAATATTTAATAATAAAATTATCTTCCATTGTTTTTCAGGTGATATAGAAACTATAAAAAAATTTGAAAAATTGAATCTTGAACTTTATTATTCTTTTGCAGGCAATATAACATATCCCAAAGCAAGAAATTTAAAAGATGCCTTTATTTATTTGCCACTCGATAAAATACTAGTTGAAACAGATTCCCCATTTTTAACTCCAGTTCCAAAGAGAGGAGAAAAAAATGTTCCGGTAAATATTATTTATACTTATAAATATTGTAGTGAACTAAAAAAAATTAGTGAAAATATATTAAAGGAGCAAATAGTAAAAAATGTTTTCTCAATTTTCAACAAAACTTTATTCAGCTCCAATGGCTGGATTTACTAA
- a CDS encoding tRNA-dihydrouridine synthase family protein, protein MFSQFSTKLYSAPMAGFTNDNFIYYLHIGGADYIYSEMFNVNEIIKNRDRLNFIFNKKDFKYIIQIFGKYGDNFSLTSELLSEYCDGIDINAGCSVKKIIKSGGGSFLLKEPEYLYRIIKSVKGSIEKPVSVKMRLGFDKIQIFELLDSIIESGVSFITIHLRTASMLFGGDVDYSYIQLIQDKYRNIINDQKVRFIFNGDIDSKEKAYFIINKYNPYGIMIGRASLSDPFIFWRIKLYLENVRSSNLFYYGNSNNSNLKNFNYKKIPIFWFNNIFLQNIAILIGLYKKIELLPENERKNNILLYRKIAHKLLKNIPESKEIKEYLNKETDINNIIQYLILKRNIIKEKISKRNNQN, encoded by the coding sequence ATGTTTTCTCAATTTTCAACAAAACTTTATTCAGCTCCAATGGCTGGATTTACTAATGACAATTTTATTTATTATCTTCATATTGGTGGAGCAGATTATATATATTCTGAAATGTTTAATGTAAATGAAATTATTAAAAATAGAGATAGATTAAATTTTATTTTTAATAAAAAAGATTTTAAATATATAATTCAAATTTTTGGTAAATATGGAGATAATTTTTCTTTAACTTCTGAGCTTTTATCAGAATATTGTGATGGTATAGATATAAATGCAGGTTGCTCAGTTAAAAAGATTATTAAATCAGGAGGTGGATCATTTTTATTAAAAGAACCAGAATATCTTTATAGAATAATTAAATCTGTTAAAGGAAGTATTGAAAAACCTGTATCAGTTAAAATGAGACTTGGATTTGACAAAATTCAAATATTTGAGTTATTAGATTCGATTATTGAGTCTGGGGTTTCATTTATTACTATTCATTTAAGAACAGCATCTATGTTGTTTGGAGGAGATGTTGATTATTCATATATTCAATTGATACAGGATAAATATAGAAATATAATTAATGATCAAAAGGTTAGATTTATTTTTAATGGAGATATTGATTCAAAAGAAAAAGCTTATTTTATAATTAATAAATATAACCCTTATGGTATAATGATAGGAAGAGCTTCTTTATCAGATCCATTTATTTTTTGGAGAATAAAATTATATTTAGAAAATGTTAGATCTTCAAACTTATTTTATTATGGAAATAGTAATAATTCAAATTTAAAAAATTTTAATTATAAGAAAATTCCAATATTCTGGTTCAATAATATTTTTTTACAAAATATTGCTATTTTAATAGGATTATACAAAAAAATTGAATTATTGCCGGAAAATGAAAGAAAAAATAATATTTTATTATATAGAAAAATAGCTCATAAATTATTAAAAAATATTCCTGAATCTAAAGAAATTAAAGAATATTTAAATAAAGAAACTGATATTAATAATATTATTCAATATTTGATTTTAAAAAGAAATATTATTAAAGAGAAAATTTCCAAAAGAAATAATCAAAATTAA